Proteins encoded within one genomic window of Aerococcus viridans:
- the ilvC gene encoding ketol-acid reductoisomerase: MAKVYYEKDMTSNALSGKQIAVVGYGSQGHAHAQNLRDNGQNVIIGIREGSSANRARNDGFDVYSVAEATKKADIIMILLPDEIQKDTYANEIAPNLEAGNALAFAHGFNIHFKNIQPDPSIDVFMVAPKGPGHLVRREFTKGSAVPSLFAVYQDATGNARDLAMSWADGIGATRVGIIETDFREETESDLFGEQTVLMGGTTHLIQAGFETLVEAGYQAEIAYFEVMHELKLIVDLLYEGGMDHMRKSCSNTAEYGDYVSGPRLITPDVKERMKDVLNDIQDGSFAKRFTDDYDNGFKDFYAMREKEQGHQIEEVGGRLREMMPFVKENAVDTNN, translated from the coding sequence ATGGCAAAAGTATACTACGAAAAAGATATGACCAGTAATGCATTATCAGGTAAACAAATCGCTGTAGTCGGCTATGGTTCACAAGGACATGCGCATGCGCAAAACTTACGAGATAATGGCCAAAATGTCATTATCGGTATCCGTGAAGGTAGCTCTGCAAACCGTGCGCGTAACGATGGATTTGATGTATATTCAGTTGCCGAAGCGACGAAAAAAGCGGATATCATCATGATTTTATTACCAGATGAAATTCAAAAAGATACTTACGCCAATGAAATTGCGCCGAACTTAGAAGCAGGAAATGCTTTAGCCTTCGCCCATGGTTTCAACATCCACTTCAAAAACATCCAACCAGATCCTTCAATTGATGTGTTCATGGTTGCGCCTAAGGGACCTGGACACTTGGTACGCCGTGAATTTACGAAAGGTTCAGCGGTGCCTTCATTATTTGCGGTATATCAAGATGCAACAGGTAATGCGCGCGACTTAGCCATGTCTTGGGCTGATGGTATCGGGGCAACTCGTGTAGGAATCATCGAAACAGACTTCCGTGAAGAAACTGAATCTGACTTATTCGGTGAACAAACTGTATTAATGGGTGGGACCACGCATTTAATTCAAGCAGGTTTTGAAACTTTAGTTGAAGCTGGTTACCAAGCAGAAATTGCTTACTTTGAAGTAATGCATGAATTGAAATTAATCGTAGACCTATTGTATGAAGGTGGTATGGACCACATGCGTAAATCATGTTCAAATACTGCTGAATATGGGGACTACGTATCAGGACCGCGTTTAATTACACCGGATGTGAAAGAACGTATGAAGGATGTTTTAAATGATATCCAAGATGGTTCATTCGCTAAACGTTTCACAGATGATTACGATAACGGCTTTAAAGACTTCTATGCAATGCGTGAAAAAGAGCAAGGGCACCAAATTGAAGAAGTTGGTGGTCGCTTACGCGAAATGATGCCGTTCGTTAAAGAAAATGCGGTAGATACAAACAACTAG
- a CDS encoding ACT domain-containing protein translates to MIFQFIRLKVVNRPGVLNRVTQVVLKPRYNIDTLTLAGADDPAISYITIGINFQDLEAATLLTRQLLKQVDVVSATLLDPSELG, encoded by the coding sequence ATGATCTTTCAATTTATCCGATTAAAAGTAGTGAATAGGCCTGGTGTTTTAAACCGGGTGACACAAGTTGTCCTTAAACCGCGTTATAACATTGACACTTTAACCCTAGCAGGGGCGGACGATCCGGCGATTTCCTATATAACGATAGGGATTAATTTCCAAGATTTGGAAGCGGCGACTCTTTTGACCAGACAATTATTGAAGCAAGTGGATGTGGTGAGTGCAACACTGTTAGACCCATCTGAGCTTGGCTAG
- the ilvB gene encoding biosynthetic-type acetolactate synthase large subunit: MERTKKTSIGTELLVNALRDQGAEIIFGYPGGAALHIYDEFFRQNVNHVLARHEQGAGHMADGYARVAGQVGVAVTTSGPGATNIVTAVATAQMDSVPLVVISGQVTTSGIGKDAFQETDVVSLMTPITKYAYQVEDAKDIPRIIKEAFYLANSGRKGPVLVDIPKDIGVQEVALEDIDDSFDLPGYNMDHEVDLGAVAAIKEALLQAEKPLLLVGNGVVKSEAHQELRDFAHQYNIPVTHTLLGIGLLASDDPLNLGLAGMHGTYAANMALMETDCLLNIGSRFDDRVASNPDNFAPDAKIIHVDIDLAEIGKIMEPDIALLADAKTALGALLQGAIAGWSDKTDWLAHQAANQALHPTRVPEMTDAIRPQAVLDYLGKATDGQAYIVTDVGQHQMWAAQYYPYQFPGQNLTSGGLGTMGYGVPATIGAAFAADEKHPVVGIIGDGGFQMTNQELNIIQHYGIQPKFIILNNTVLGMVHQWQHAFYSDRYSHSEFGSSLPDFVKLSEALGVKAAKVTDPADMQAAVDEMLAYDGAYVLEVLIDKYERVTPMVPSGKANNEMEGLS, from the coding sequence GTGGAGAGAACGAAGAAGACCAGTATAGGAACGGAATTACTCGTCAATGCCTTGCGAGATCAAGGGGCAGAGATTATTTTTGGCTATCCTGGTGGTGCAGCTTTACATATATATGATGAATTTTTCCGCCAGAATGTCAATCACGTCTTAGCTCGTCATGAACAAGGTGCTGGTCACATGGCTGATGGTTACGCCCGTGTGGCTGGCCAAGTGGGTGTAGCGGTGACAACTAGTGGACCGGGAGCGACAAATATTGTCACTGCGGTGGCGACAGCGCAGATGGATTCGGTGCCTCTAGTCGTCATTTCGGGCCAGGTTACGACATCTGGTATTGGGAAAGACGCCTTTCAGGAAACCGACGTTGTCTCTTTAATGACGCCAATCACGAAATATGCCTATCAAGTTGAAGATGCTAAAGATATTCCACGTATCATCAAAGAAGCTTTCTACTTAGCGAATTCCGGCCGTAAAGGACCTGTCTTAGTGGATATTCCGAAAGATATCGGCGTGCAGGAAGTAGCTTTAGAAGATATTGATGATAGCTTCGATTTACCAGGTTACAACATGGATCATGAGGTAGACTTGGGAGCGGTAGCTGCGATTAAGGAAGCTTTGCTTCAAGCTGAAAAACCTTTGTTGTTAGTAGGGAACGGTGTGGTGAAATCTGAAGCCCACCAAGAACTACGCGACTTTGCTCATCAGTACAATATCCCGGTAACCCATACCCTACTAGGGATTGGCTTACTTGCTAGTGATGATCCCCTAAACTTAGGGCTAGCAGGGATGCACGGAACGTATGCAGCCAATATGGCCTTGATGGAGACAGATTGTCTCTTAAATATTGGTAGCCGTTTCGATGACCGGGTGGCTTCTAATCCTGACAATTTTGCGCCGGATGCCAAGATTATCCACGTGGATATTGATTTAGCGGAGATTGGCAAGATTATGGAACCAGATATTGCCTTACTGGCAGATGCTAAAACGGCTTTGGGGGCCCTTTTACAAGGAGCTATCGCGGGCTGGTCTGATAAGACGGACTGGTTGGCTCACCAAGCGGCTAACCAAGCCTTACATCCTACTCGGGTGCCTGAGATGACAGACGCGATTCGACCACAAGCGGTACTGGATTACTTAGGGAAGGCGACGGATGGTCAGGCCTATATCGTGACCGACGTTGGCCAACACCAAATGTGGGCTGCCCAGTATTATCCTTACCAATTCCCTGGCCAAAACTTAACGTCAGGTGGACTGGGTACTATGGGATACGGGGTGCCGGCAACGATTGGGGCGGCATTTGCGGCGGATGAGAAACATCCTGTTGTAGGGATCATCGGTGACGGGGGATTCCAAATGACCAACCAGGAATTGAATATCATCCAACATTATGGCATTCAACCGAAATTTATTATTTTAAATAATACGGTGCTTGGGATGGTGCATCAGTGGCAACATGCTTTCTATTCAGACCGTTATTCACATTCTGAATTTGGATCGAGCTTGCCAGACTTCGTGAAGTTGTCGGAAGCTTTAGGCGTGAAGGCGGCTAAGGTAACGGACCCAGCGGATATGCAGGCGGCGGTAGATGAGATGTTGGCTTATGATGGGGCTTATGTATTAGAAGTCTTGATTGATAAGTACGAACGGGTTACCCCGATGGTGCCATCTGGTAAGGCAAATAATGAAATGGAGGGCTTATCATGA
- a CDS encoding ABC transporter ATP-binding protein produces the protein MTSTTRKTIIELDNICFNRQDKAILKNIQWTINQGQHWALLGLNGSGKSSIINILTGYHFPSSGQVKVLDQLFGVSSIPDLQKRIGIVSARINQEIPSHLSVLDTIISGKFANLGLYQKVTDSLIQEAEDLLDTFNFAAFRNRRMATLSQGERQTVLILRALMTQPELLILDEPTSGLDLFARESLLAMLDKLAKEKPEVTQLMVTHHTEEIIPLYQKICLLKDGEIFAKGDRPLMLDPDKLHDFYGQPVLLRPFKKGRILVMPK, from the coding sequence GTGACATCAACCACAAGAAAAACCATCATCGAACTCGACAATATCTGCTTCAACCGCCAAGATAAGGCCATATTAAAAAACATCCAATGGACCATCAACCAGGGGCAACACTGGGCCCTACTTGGTTTGAATGGGTCTGGTAAGTCGTCCATCATCAATATTCTAACCGGCTATCATTTTCCTTCTAGCGGTCAGGTGAAGGTTCTTGACCAGTTGTTTGGCGTATCCTCAATCCCTGACCTACAAAAACGAATCGGTATAGTTTCTGCTAGGATCAACCAGGAAATCCCAAGCCACTTATCTGTATTAGATACCATTATTTCGGGTAAATTTGCCAATCTAGGCCTTTATCAAAAAGTAACGGATTCTTTAATCCAGGAAGCTGAAGATCTCTTAGACACCTTTAATTTCGCCGCATTTAGGAACCGCAGGATGGCGACCCTATCTCAAGGTGAACGACAAACCGTTTTGATCTTACGGGCCTTAATGACCCAACCTGAATTATTAATCTTAGATGAACCTACTAGTGGACTAGATTTATTTGCTCGCGAAAGTCTTCTAGCCATGCTGGACAAATTGGCCAAAGAAAAGCCAGAAGTCACCCAATTAATGGTGACCCACCATACCGAGGAAATCATTCCACTTTACCAAAAAATTTGTTTATTAAAAGATGGGGAAATCTTTGCCAAAGGTGATCGGCCCTTGATGCTAGACCCTGATAAATTGCATGATTTCTACGGCCAACCAGTACTTTTACGTCCCTTTAAAAAAGGTCGCATTTTGGTAATGCCAAAATAA
- a CDS encoding serine hydrolase, translating into MSKRRKKSSIKPLVPFFILGVALVAVLIAIFKYNDESEGDSLTATVDESTASESLGSTPLTLSDEEVYNLDLMQANGVAMIDPTSYDSMADVIEDTMVEFGVDESQISLEFINYQTGESYTVNENNFQTAASTIKLPLSVIYVDAIDEGTIDWDTEVTYTYADYEEGDGTITAAVASGTGQAAYTIEDLIANALMYSDNTATNMLIRYYNELYGSETYKTSIASSVDVAIDEAFYSDNVASAKLLSAYYDLLATDGAYQPLVDYLLNTSPDRLFTTYVNSSLMANKYGNYGTALNDGGIYYENDEAQYSLVALTDGLTDGTGFLENLNLRVNQYYRANYE; encoded by the coding sequence ATGTCGAAAAGAAGAAAAAAATCTAGTATTAAACCGCTAGTGCCCTTCTTTATTTTAGGAGTGGCCTTAGTAGCGGTATTAATTGCTATATTTAAATATAATGATGAGAGTGAAGGGGATTCTTTAACAGCGACAGTAGACGAATCTACTGCAAGTGAATCCTTAGGTAGCACCCCATTAACCTTAAGTGATGAAGAAGTATACAACCTGGATTTGATGCAGGCCAATGGTGTAGCCATGATTGACCCAACTTCTTATGACTCAATGGCTGATGTCATTGAAGATACAATGGTCGAATTTGGTGTAGATGAAAGTCAAATTTCATTAGAATTCATCAATTACCAAACAGGTGAAAGTTACACGGTTAATGAAAATAACTTTCAAACAGCTGCTTCTACTATCAAATTACCATTGTCAGTTATTTATGTAGATGCGATTGATGAAGGTACCATTGATTGGGATACAGAAGTGACTTATACATATGCTGATTATGAGGAGGGTGATGGGACTATTACCGCAGCAGTTGCTAGCGGCACAGGTCAAGCAGCCTATACTATCGAAGATTTAATCGCTAACGCCTTGATGTATTCAGATAATACAGCAACGAATATGTTGATTAGATACTATAATGAACTTTACGGATCAGAAACATATAAAACAAGCATTGCTAGTAGTGTGGATGTCGCAATTGATGAGGCATTCTATAGCGACAACGTTGCTTCTGCTAAACTGCTATCAGCTTACTATGATTTATTAGCAACGGATGGTGCCTATCAACCACTTGTGGATTATCTATTGAATACTTCACCAGACCGCTTATTTACAACATATGTGAACAGCAGTTTGATGGCGAATAAATATGGTAACTACGGCACTGCCTTAAATGACGGTGGTATCTACTATGAAAACGACGAAGCTCAATATAGCCTAGTTGCTTTAACAGATGGCCTAACAGATGGTACAGGCTTCTTGGAAAACTTAAACCTGCGTGTTAACCAATACTACCGCGCAAACTATGAATAG
- the proS gene encoding proline--tRNA ligase, whose translation MAKQEATENLQQTDFSKWYLQAIQQGDLMDYGPARGTMIFKPDGFLLWESYKDAFNEMLKKEGIRNAYFPMLIPKHFFEKEADHVEGFAPELPWVTEAGEEKLEEPLALRPTSETLFGNAMSDWINSYRDLPMELNQWANVFRWEKRTLPFIRTSEFLWQEGHTAHANEEEARERTMKMLHYYTQLVKEVFAMPVYEGQKTPSERFAGAVDTFSIEAMTKDTKAIQAGTSHYLGQNFAEAFDIKFLNEDNQHTYVHTTSWGSSTRLIGAMIMIHGDEQGLVLPPRVAGTQVSLIPVGNIKKNPQVLEKLQEIKATLSAAGLRVNLDDSNNSPGYKFNESEVHGVPLRIEFGPRDMENNQVMIKMRDVDGKEAFSLDGDLLAEINTRFDDMHQRLYDKAVAFRAENEHFDIDTMDQLTAHLEACEENGERPGWILAGWDGTDESEAAIKEATGFTSRNIPFNPPIEKTVDLYSGKPAKYTVWYARAY comes from the coding sequence ATGGCGAAGCAAGAAGCAACAGAAAATTTACAACAAACAGATTTTTCAAAATGGTATTTACAAGCAATTCAACAGGGTGATTTGATGGATTACGGTCCTGCCCGTGGGACAATGATTTTTAAACCAGATGGCTTTTTATTATGGGAATCATATAAAGATGCCTTCAATGAAATGTTGAAGAAGGAAGGTATTCGTAACGCCTACTTCCCAATGTTAATTCCAAAACACTTCTTTGAAAAAGAGGCTGACCACGTAGAAGGTTTCGCCCCTGAATTGCCATGGGTAACTGAAGCAGGTGAGGAAAAATTAGAAGAGCCATTGGCATTACGGCCAACTTCTGAAACTTTATTCGGAAACGCTATGTCTGACTGGATCAACTCATACCGTGACCTACCAATGGAATTAAACCAATGGGCTAACGTCTTCCGCTGGGAAAAACGGACATTACCATTCATCCGTACGTCAGAATTCTTATGGCAAGAGGGTCATACAGCGCATGCGAATGAAGAAGAAGCACGCGAACGTACCATGAAAATGTTGCACTACTATACACAATTGGTAAAAGAAGTATTTGCGATGCCAGTTTACGAAGGGCAAAAAACACCATCAGAGCGCTTTGCGGGTGCGGTTGATACTTTCTCAATCGAAGCGATGACAAAAGATACAAAAGCCATCCAAGCAGGGACTTCTCACTACTTGGGCCAAAACTTTGCGGAAGCTTTTGATATTAAATTCTTGAATGAAGACAACCAACATACATACGTACACACAACATCTTGGGGTTCATCAACTCGTTTAATCGGTGCCATGATCATGATCCACGGTGACGAACAAGGGTTAGTCTTACCGCCACGCGTTGCCGGTACACAAGTATCCCTAATCCCTGTTGGCAATATCAAGAAAAATCCACAAGTACTTGAGAAATTACAAGAAATTAAAGCCACTTTATCAGCAGCTGGCTTACGCGTAAACCTTGATGATTCAAACAACTCACCAGGTTATAAATTCAATGAGTCTGAAGTACACGGTGTACCATTACGGATTGAATTTGGTCCACGTGATATGGAAAACAACCAGGTCATGATAAAAATGCGTGATGTTGATGGTAAAGAAGCCTTCTCATTAGACGGAGACTTACTTGCTGAAATCAACACACGCTTTGATGACATGCACCAACGTCTTTACGATAAAGCGGTAGCTTTCCGTGCTGAGAATGAACATTTTGACATTGATACAATGGATCAATTAACCGCTCACCTTGAAGCTTGTGAAGAAAACGGCGAGCGTCCAGGTTGGATCTTAGCTGGTTGGGATGGTACTGACGAATCAGAAGCAGCCATCAAAGAAGCCACAGGATTTACTTCGCGTAATATTCCATTCAACCCACCAATAGAAAAGACAGTTGACCTATATTCAGGTAAACCTGCTAAATACACTGTGTGGTATGCACGTGCTTATTAA
- a CDS encoding acyl-CoA thioesterase, which translates to MTQVTCKRTKAVQSHRIMPNQTNFYKNMYGGQLLYIMDNVASVSAGRLTDFGTMTANMDNINFLAPLPEGDIAHVETYVTGAGKRSMEIFAKVIGENRTGERYLAATAFLTYVVLKDYVDDDYHLPEVVPHTDEEIYLCKGYETRKTAHADNRQATKELISQLTVELLD; encoded by the coding sequence ATGACACAAGTAACTTGCAAACGAACAAAGGCAGTACAATCACATCGAATTATGCCTAATCAAACCAATTTCTACAAAAACATGTACGGGGGTCAATTGTTATATATTATGGATAACGTGGCGTCTGTTTCGGCGGGTCGACTGACAGATTTTGGTACTATGACTGCCAACATGGATAATATTAATTTCTTAGCCCCCTTACCAGAAGGGGATATTGCCCACGTTGAAACTTATGTAACAGGTGCCGGTAAACGGTCAATGGAGATTTTTGCTAAGGTAATTGGCGAAAATCGCACAGGCGAGCGGTACTTAGCTGCGACTGCCTTTTTAACCTACGTGGTCTTGAAAGATTATGTAGATGACGACTATCACTTACCAGAAGTTGTGCCACATACAGATGAGGAAATCTATCTATGTAAGGGTTATGAAACCCGGAAAACGGCACACGCTGACAACCGTCAAGCTACTAAAGAATTGATCAGTCAGCTAACAGTTGAGTTACTAGATTAA
- a CDS encoding ECF transporter S component, translating to MDHQKERTARLTVISLMLAILIIQTFVPGIGYIPIGPVQATIIHVTVIIGASLFGPQTGLILGASWGILRMIKAAIVPDIMSVVFLNPLVSVIPRMLVGLISGWLAVYLDGKVKDRTKFIITGVIGSIVNTVTVLGAIYLFSAEAYANALNIPTSALIATFLVTIGSNGLLEAVTSGILTPILSLPLSKLLKRSGMND from the coding sequence ATGGATCATCAAAAAGAACGGACCGCCAGATTAACTGTGATTAGTTTGATGTTGGCGATTTTAATTATTCAAACTTTTGTTCCTGGAATAGGCTATATCCCGATTGGACCAGTCCAGGCAACAATTATTCATGTAACAGTTATTATCGGTGCTAGTTTATTTGGACCACAAACTGGACTTATCCTCGGTGCTTCTTGGGGTATTTTGCGGATGATCAAGGCGGCGATTGTGCCAGATATCATGTCAGTGGTATTCTTGAACCCTTTGGTATCCGTTATTCCGAGGATGTTAGTTGGTTTGATTTCAGGTTGGTTAGCTGTCTATCTTGATGGTAAGGTAAAAGATAGAACAAAATTTATCATTACAGGTGTTATCGGCTCTATTGTGAATACAGTTACTGTTTTAGGTGCGATTTACCTATTTTCAGCAGAAGCTTATGCGAATGCGCTAAATATCCCAACATCTGCTTTAATTGCTACTTTTTTAGTTACTATTGGTAGTAATGGTTTATTAGAAGCTGTCACTTCAGGGATTTTAACGCCTATTCTATCGTTACCCTTAAGTAAATTACTTAAAAGGTCCGGAATGAATGATTAA
- a CDS encoding NUDIX hydrolase — protein MDEVRRIFQTYEPRPLDVEKAYAVLIPLAKLDGEWHILFEHRANGISQAGDAAFPGGRVEAGEGFEQAAVRETTEELGLSPDKIDVVGEMDYIVMGKRMIGCYVGELAIESLDVLALNKYEVDHVFTIPLRELKTMIPDVHYVAHHQQVADDFPFNLIPGGKQYNFSRSEQGEILFYNIQGEHLWGMTAKLTARFVDILKGKHLSFNQDDKEG, from the coding sequence ATGGATGAGGTTAGACGTATCTTTCAAACCTACGAACCACGCCCTCTCGACGTTGAAAAAGCATATGCCGTCTTAATCCCTCTAGCCAAATTGGACGGGGAATGGCATATTTTATTCGAACACAGGGCAAACGGCATTTCCCAAGCTGGGGATGCCGCTTTTCCTGGTGGTCGGGTAGAAGCGGGCGAAGGGTTTGAGCAAGCCGCGGTCCGTGAAACGACGGAGGAGTTGGGGCTAAGCCCTGATAAGATCGACGTGGTTGGGGAAATGGATTATATTGTCATGGGCAAACGAATGATCGGTTGTTATGTTGGTGAATTAGCCATTGAAAGTTTGGATGTTTTGGCCCTCAATAAGTATGAAGTGGACCATGTTTTTACCATCCCTTTGCGTGAGTTGAAGACCATGATACCTGACGTCCATTATGTGGCCCACCACCAGCAAGTGGCGGATGATTTCCCTTTTAACCTAATTCCAGGTGGGAAACAATATAATTTTAGTCGATCTGAACAAGGGGAAATTCTTTTTTACAATATTCAAGGGGAACATTTATGGGGAATGACTGCTAAATTAACTGCCCGTTTTGTGGATATACTGAAGGGTAAACATCTTTCATTTAATCAGGATGACAAGGAAGGCTAG
- the fsa gene encoding fructose-6-phosphate aldolase, producing MKFFLDTANIDEIKRINDLGLVDGVTTNPSLVAKEGRDFEEVIKDIAGTIDGPVSAEVTGLTYEEMVEEAHAIAKWADNVVVKIPMTEAGLKAVNTLSKEGIKTNVTLIFSVSQGLMAAKAGATYISPFIGRIDDLGQDGLKLIAELREVLDIYGYEAEIIAASIRHIVHFEGSALAGAHIGTIPGSLFPKLWGHVLTDKGIEGFTADWEAYQNRDK from the coding sequence ATGAAATTTTTCTTAGATACTGCAAACATTGATGAAATTAAACGAATTAATGACTTAGGTTTAGTTGACGGTGTAACAACTAACCCATCTCTAGTGGCTAAAGAAGGACGCGATTTTGAAGAAGTAATTAAAGACATCGCTGGTACAATTGATGGTCCAGTTTCTGCTGAGGTTACTGGTTTAACTTACGAAGAAATGGTTGAAGAAGCACATGCAATCGCTAAATGGGCTGACAACGTTGTTGTTAAAATCCCTATGACCGAAGCTGGTTTGAAAGCTGTTAACACACTTTCTAAAGAAGGTATCAAAACAAACGTTACCTTGATTTTCTCAGTTTCTCAAGGTTTAATGGCGGCTAAGGCTGGTGCAACTTACATTTCACCATTTATCGGTCGTATCGATGACTTAGGTCAAGACGGCTTGAAATTAATTGCTGAATTACGTGAAGTATTAGATATCTACGGTTACGAAGCTGAAATTATTGCGGCATCTATCCGTCACATTGTCCACTTTGAAGGTTCTGCTTTAGCGGGCGCTCACATTGGTACTATTCCAGGTAGCCTATTCCCTAAATTATGGGGTCACGTCTTAACTGACAAAGGTATCGAAGGCTTTACAGCTGACTGGGAAGCTTACCAAAACCGCGACAAATAA
- the tkt gene encoding transketolase — MFDNTDILATNAIRALSTDMVDKANSGHPGLPLGAAPMAYALWSKHLRQNPQHSKWTNRDRFVLSAGHGSAMLYSLLHLSGFDVSLEDTKNFRQFGSKTPGHPEVHVTDGVEATTGPLGQGFANAVGMAMAEAHDAAIYNKDDFNVVDHFTYTLVGDGDLMEGVTQEAASLAGHLKLNKLIALYDSNDISLDGPTSKAFTENVGGRFKAYGWEHILVKDGNDLEAINTAIEQAKANTDQPTLIEIKTIIGFGAEKQGTSGVHGAPLGVEGSTFAKKKFGWDYDAFDIPQEVYDRFNEVVASRGQSEEEAWNKLFADYKAAYPDLAAQYERAYAGKLPEGWEANIPVYEVGDKAAASRKTSQAAIQEIGKALPEFWGGSADLSSSNNTMNDADEEFQAGSYQGRNIWYGVREFAMAAAMNGIALHGGSKTYAGTFFVFSDYLRPAVRLAAISKLPVTYVFTHDSIGVGEDGPTHEPVEQLASFRAMHNVNVVRPADGNEVGVAWKLALESEETPTMLVLSRQDLPVIEGTKENAEEGVRKGAYVISPAAGEQEGVLIATGSEVSLAIEAQTQLAEEGINVSVVSMPSQEIFDAQDEAYKESVLPKAITKRVAVEMGSSFGWAKYTGLNGAIVGIDRFGASGKGALIQEEYGFTPENVANTYKGLAD, encoded by the coding sequence ATGTTTGACAACACGGATATTTTAGCAACAAACGCTATTCGTGCTTTAAGCACAGATATGGTGGATAAGGCGAATTCTGGACACCCAGGTTTACCTTTAGGTGCTGCACCAATGGCATATGCCCTATGGTCTAAACACCTGCGTCAAAACCCACAACACAGTAAGTGGACTAACCGCGACCGATTTGTATTATCGGCTGGACATGGTTCCGCAATGCTTTATAGCTTACTTCACTTATCAGGATTTGATGTATCTTTAGAAGATACGAAAAACTTCCGTCAATTCGGTTCGAAAACCCCTGGACATCCAGAGGTACACGTAACTGACGGTGTAGAAGCAACAACAGGTCCATTAGGTCAAGGTTTTGCTAATGCAGTTGGTATGGCTATGGCTGAAGCGCATGACGCGGCTATTTACAACAAAGATGATTTCAATGTTGTGGATCATTTTACTTACACCCTAGTTGGTGACGGTGACTTAATGGAAGGTGTGACGCAAGAAGCAGCATCTCTAGCTGGTCATTTAAAACTGAACAAATTAATTGCTTTATACGATTCAAACGATATTTCATTAGATGGTCCTACTTCTAAGGCCTTCACTGAAAATGTTGGTGGTCGTTTCAAAGCTTACGGCTGGGAACACATTTTAGTAAAAGACGGTAATGATTTAGAAGCAATCAATACTGCAATTGAACAAGCTAAAGCTAACACTGATCAACCTACATTAATTGAAATTAAAACAATTATTGGTTTCGGTGCTGAAAAACAAGGTACTTCTGGCGTTCACGGTGCGCCATTAGGTGTTGAAGGCTCTACTTTCGCTAAGAAAAAATTTGGCTGGGACTACGATGCATTTGATATTCCACAAGAAGTTTATGACCGCTTCAATGAAGTCGTAGCTTCTCGTGGTCAATCTGAAGAAGAAGCTTGGAACAAGCTATTTGCTGACTATAAAGCAGCTTACCCAGACTTAGCGGCTCAATATGAACGTGCTTATGCAGGTAAATTACCTGAAGGTTGGGAAGCTAACATCCCTGTTTATGAAGTAGGCGATAAAGCAGCAGCAAGTCGTAAAACCTCTCAAGCAGCTATTCAAGAAATTGGTAAAGCTTTACCAGAATTCTGGGGTGGGTCAGCTGACTTATCTTCATCTAACAACACAATGAACGATGCAGACGAAGAATTCCAAGCAGGTTCATACCAAGGCCGTAACATTTGGTATGGTGTGCGTGAATTTGCAATGGCTGCAGCTATGAACGGTATTGCTTTACACGGCGGTTCTAAAACATACGCAGGTACATTCTTCGTATTCTCTGACTACTTACGTCCAGCAGTTCGTTTAGCGGCAATCTCTAAATTACCAGTGACTTATGTATTTACGCATGACTCAATTGGTGTTGGTGAAGATGGTCCTACTCATGAACCAGTTGAACAATTAGCTTCATTCCGCGCAATGCACAACGTAAATGTTGTTCGTCCTGCAGACGGAAACGAAGTAGGTGTGGCTTGGAAATTAGCTTTAGAATCAGAAGAAACACCAACAATGTTAGTCTTAAGTCGTCAAGACTTACCGGTTATTGAAGGTACTAAAGAAAACGCTGAAGAAGGCGTTCGTAAAGGTGCTTACGTGATTTCACCAGCTGCTGGCGAACAAGAAGGTGTCTTAATCGCGACTGGTTCTGAAGTGAGCTTAGCGATTGAAGCGCAAACGCAATTAGCCGAAGAAGGCATCAACGTATCTGTTGTTTCTATGCCGTCTCAAGAAATCTTCGATGCACAAGACGAAGCTTATAAAGAGTCTGTATTGCCAAAAGCAATCACTAAACGTGTAGCTGTTGAAATGGGTTCTTCATTCGGATGGGCTAAATACACTGGCTTAAACGGTGCAATTGTTGGTATTGACCGCTTTGGTGCTTCAGGTAAAGGTGCTTTAATCCAAGAAGAATACGGCTTTACACCTGAAAATGTTGCCAATACTTATAAGGGTTTAGCTGACTAA